The following are from one region of the Epinephelus fuscoguttatus linkage group LG11, E.fuscoguttatus.final_Chr_v1 genome:
- the LOC125897543 gene encoding stonustoxin subunit beta-like: protein MTFKYHITDACELTVDKNTTHKKLKLSEDNRKVTLVGEKEQPYPSHADRFDSCCQLLCINGLTGRCYWEVEWSGEVDVAVTYRGIRRTGNIADCRFGRNNQSWTLSCWDGGYSVWHSNRETVLRLSSSSSSVSGRVAVYVDCPAGTLSFYRVSSDTLIHLHTFNTTFTEPLYPGFAFGFGVGVESLMLSLDSSVSLCPL, encoded by the exons atgacaTTTAAATATCACATTACAG ATGCCTGTGAACTTACAGTGGACAAAAACACCACTCACAAAAAGCTCAAACTGTCTGAAGACAACAGGAAGGTGACTCTGGTGGGAGAGAAAGAACAGCCTTATCCCAGTCATGCAGACAGATTTGACAgctgctgtcagctgctgtGTATAAATGGTCTGACTGGTCGCTGTTACTGGGAagtggagtggagtggagagGTTGATGTAGCAGTGACATACAGGGGAATCAGAAGGACAGGAAACATTGCTGACTGCAGGTTTGGAAGAAACAATCAGTCGTGGACTCTGAGCTGCTGGGATGGTGGTTATTCCGTCTGGCACAGTAACAGAGAAACAGTCCTCCGtctctcctcgtcctcctcctctgtctctggtAGAGTAGCAGTATATGTGGACTGTCCTGCTGGGACTCTGTCCTTCTACAGGgtctcctctgacacactgaTCCACCTCCACACCTTCAACACCACATTCACTGAACCCCTTTATCCTGGGTTTGCCTTTGGGTTTGGGGTTGGGGTCGAGTCCTTGATGCTGTCACTGGActcctcagtgtctctgtgtccacTGTAG
- the allc gene encoding allantoicase isoform X5, translating to MAERRAAVTTAAEPNFLQFNDLACEAVGGKVIFATDEWFAPAANLLKREPPQFIPSAFTEFGKWMDGWETRRKRTTDKPPTFSLDGDRTGMAASDIQLAAVAKLGSEVWPELVCVSELKPGYSDCCHNHFKVNFNHRVTHLRLNMHPDGGIARLRAYGVGQRDWSSVSSHQYVDLVALTNGGVCLGYSDAHFGHPRNMIGLGQAVNMADGWETARRLDRPKHLKVDQRGILQVPGSEWAVFRLGHPGVISSVEVDTNHFKGNFPDSCRIEVCSLTAEEEAQCIRSRWNSGKWRVLLSPQKLHPHHRHLYNQSKLTLSSPVTHVRLIISPDGGVSRLRLWGRPTANQNIPASKL from the exons ATGGCAGAAAGGAGAGCGGCGGTGACAACAGCAGCTGAGCCCAACTTCCTGCAATTTAATGACCTGGCCTGTGAGGCGGTTGGCGGGAAG GTTATTTTTGCTACAGACGAATGGTTCGCTCCTGCTGCCAACCTGCTGAAG AGAGAGCCACCGCAATTCATCCCGTCAGCCTTCACTGAGTTTGGGAAGTGGATGGACGGATGGGagacgaggaggaagaggacgacGG ACAAACCACCAACCTTCAGCCTGGACGGAGACCGAACCGGCATGGCCGCCTCCGACATTCAGCTGGCTGCTGTTGCCAAG ctgggcTCTGAGGTGTGGCcagagcttgtgtgtgtgtcggagCTGAAGCCTGGATATTCAGACTGTTGCCATAATCACTTCAAGGTCAACTTCAACCACCGAGTCACACACCTGCGCCTGAACATGCACCcgg ATGGAGGGATAGCCAGGCTGCGGGCGTACGGTGTCGGGCAAAGAGACTGGTCATCTGTCTCCTCCCACCAGTATGTCGACCTGGTGGCTTTGACCAATGGGGGAGTCTGCCTTGGCTACAGCGATGCCCACTTTGGGCATCCACGCAACATGATTG GTCTTGGCCAAGCTGTAAACATGGCCGATGGCTGGGAGACGGCTCGCAGACTGGACAGACCAAAACACCTGAAG GTGGACCAGCGAGGCATCCTGCAGGTCCCCGGCTCGGAGTGGGCGGTGTTTCGTCTCGGTCATCCCGGAGTGATCAGCAGCGTCGAAGTTGACACCAACCACTTTAAAG GTAACTTCCCGGACTCTTGCAGGATTGAGGTTTGTTCTCTGACTGCTGAGGAGGAAGCTCAGTGCATCAGGAGCAGGTGGAATTCTGGGAAATGGCGGGTCCTTCTTTCCCCTCAGAAA CTTCATCCTCATCACAGACATCTGTACAACCAGTCCAAGCTCACTCTCAGCTCACCTGTCACTCACGTCCGTCTCATCATCAGCCCTGATGGAGGAGTCAGCCGGCTCCGCCTGTGGGGTCGACCCACGGCCAATCAGAATATACCGGCATCCAAACTGTGA
- the allc gene encoding allantoicase isoform X3 — protein MAERRAAVTTAAEPNFLQFNDLACEAVGGKVIFATDEWFAPAANLLKREPPQFIPSAFTEFGKWMDGWETRRKRTTGHDWCIIQLGVPGQIYGFDVDTSFFTGNHSPHISIQAGCLGSSPDKPPTFSLDGDRTGMAASDIQLAAVAKLGSEVWPELVCVSELKPGYSDCCHNHFKVNFNHRVTHLRLNMHPDGGIARLRAYGVGQRDWSSVSSHQYVDLVALTNGGVCLGYSDAHFGHPRNMIGLGQAVNMADGWETARRLDRPKHLKVDQRGILQVPGSEWAVFRLGHPGVISSVEVDTNHFKGNFPDSCRIEVCSLTAEEEAQCIRSRWNSGKWRVLLSPQKLHPHHRHLYNQSKLTLSSPVTHVRLIISPDGGVSRLRLWGRPTANQNIPASKL, from the exons ATGGCAGAAAGGAGAGCGGCGGTGACAACAGCAGCTGAGCCCAACTTCCTGCAATTTAATGACCTGGCCTGTGAGGCGGTTGGCGGGAAG GTTATTTTTGCTACAGACGAATGGTTCGCTCCTGCTGCCAACCTGCTGAAG AGAGAGCCACCGCAATTCATCCCGTCAGCCTTCACTGAGTTTGGGAAGTGGATGGACGGATGGGagacgaggaggaagaggacgacGG gtCATGACTGGTGCATCATCCAGCTAGGAGTACCAGGACAGATCTATGGTTTTGATGTTGACACGTCCTTCTTCACTGGAAATCATTCACCTCACATCTCCATCCAGGCCGGCTGTCTGG GTTCTTCACCAGACAAACCACCAACCTTCAGCCTGGACGGAGACCGAACCGGCATGGCCGCCTCCGACATTCAGCTGGCTGCTGTTGCCAAG ctgggcTCTGAGGTGTGGCcagagcttgtgtgtgtgtcggagCTGAAGCCTGGATATTCAGACTGTTGCCATAATCACTTCAAGGTCAACTTCAACCACCGAGTCACACACCTGCGCCTGAACATGCACCcgg ATGGAGGGATAGCCAGGCTGCGGGCGTACGGTGTCGGGCAAAGAGACTGGTCATCTGTCTCCTCCCACCAGTATGTCGACCTGGTGGCTTTGACCAATGGGGGAGTCTGCCTTGGCTACAGCGATGCCCACTTTGGGCATCCACGCAACATGATTG GTCTTGGCCAAGCTGTAAACATGGCCGATGGCTGGGAGACGGCTCGCAGACTGGACAGACCAAAACACCTGAAG GTGGACCAGCGAGGCATCCTGCAGGTCCCCGGCTCGGAGTGGGCGGTGTTTCGTCTCGGTCATCCCGGAGTGATCAGCAGCGTCGAAGTTGACACCAACCACTTTAAAG GTAACTTCCCGGACTCTTGCAGGATTGAGGTTTGTTCTCTGACTGCTGAGGAGGAAGCTCAGTGCATCAGGAGCAGGTGGAATTCTGGGAAATGGCGGGTCCTTCTTTCCCCTCAGAAA CTTCATCCTCATCACAGACATCTGTACAACCAGTCCAAGCTCACTCTCAGCTCACCTGTCACTCACGTCCGTCTCATCATCAGCCCTGATGGAGGAGTCAGCCGGCTCCGCCTGTGGGGTCGACCCACGGCCAATCAGAATATACCGGCATCCAAACTGTGA
- the allc gene encoding allantoicase isoform X1, whose protein sequence is MAERRAAVTTAAEPNFLQFNDLACEAVGGKVIFATDEWFAPAANLLKREPPQFIPSAFTEFGKWMDGWETRRKRTTDDFVRLCLTWTRPNLFFFFFCGGHDWCIIQLGVPGQIYGFDVDTSFFTGNHSPHISIQAGCLGSSPDKPPTFSLDGDRTGMAASDIQLAAVAKLGSEVWPELVCVSELKPGYSDCCHNHFKVNFNHRVTHLRLNMHPDGGIARLRAYGVGQRDWSSVSSHQYVDLVALTNGGVCLGYSDAHFGHPRNMIGLGQAVNMADGWETARRLDRPKHLKVDQRGILQVPGSEWAVFRLGHPGVISSVEVDTNHFKGNFPDSCRIEVCSLTAEEEAQCIRSRWNSGKWRVLLSPQKLHPHHRHLYNQSKLTLSSPVTHVRLIISPDGGVSRLRLWGRPTANQNIPASKL, encoded by the exons ATGGCAGAAAGGAGAGCGGCGGTGACAACAGCAGCTGAGCCCAACTTCCTGCAATTTAATGACCTGGCCTGTGAGGCGGTTGGCGGGAAG GTTATTTTTGCTACAGACGAATGGTTCGCTCCTGCTGCCAACCTGCTGAAG AGAGAGCCACCGCAATTCATCCCGTCAGCCTTCACTGAGTTTGGGAAGTGGATGGACGGATGGGagacgaggaggaagaggacgacGG ATGACTTTGTTCGACTTTGTCTGACATGGACAAGAccgaatcttttttttttttttttttgtggaggtCATGACTGGTGCATCATCCAGCTAGGAGTACCAGGACAGATCTATGGTTTTGATGTTGACACGTCCTTCTTCACTGGAAATCATTCACCTCACATCTCCATCCAGGCCGGCTGTCTGG GTTCTTCACCAGACAAACCACCAACCTTCAGCCTGGACGGAGACCGAACCGGCATGGCCGCCTCCGACATTCAGCTGGCTGCTGTTGCCAAG ctgggcTCTGAGGTGTGGCcagagcttgtgtgtgtgtcggagCTGAAGCCTGGATATTCAGACTGTTGCCATAATCACTTCAAGGTCAACTTCAACCACCGAGTCACACACCTGCGCCTGAACATGCACCcgg ATGGAGGGATAGCCAGGCTGCGGGCGTACGGTGTCGGGCAAAGAGACTGGTCATCTGTCTCCTCCCACCAGTATGTCGACCTGGTGGCTTTGACCAATGGGGGAGTCTGCCTTGGCTACAGCGATGCCCACTTTGGGCATCCACGCAACATGATTG GTCTTGGCCAAGCTGTAAACATGGCCGATGGCTGGGAGACGGCTCGCAGACTGGACAGACCAAAACACCTGAAG GTGGACCAGCGAGGCATCCTGCAGGTCCCCGGCTCGGAGTGGGCGGTGTTTCGTCTCGGTCATCCCGGAGTGATCAGCAGCGTCGAAGTTGACACCAACCACTTTAAAG GTAACTTCCCGGACTCTTGCAGGATTGAGGTTTGTTCTCTGACTGCTGAGGAGGAAGCTCAGTGCATCAGGAGCAGGTGGAATTCTGGGAAATGGCGGGTCCTTCTTTCCCCTCAGAAA CTTCATCCTCATCACAGACATCTGTACAACCAGTCCAAGCTCACTCTCAGCTCACCTGTCACTCACGTCCGTCTCATCATCAGCCCTGATGGAGGAGTCAGCCGGCTCCGCCTGTGGGGTCGACCCACGGCCAATCAGAATATACCGGCATCCAAACTGTGA
- the allc gene encoding allantoicase isoform X4: protein MAERRAAVTTAAEPNFLQFNDLACEAVGGKVIFATDEWFAPAANLLKREPPQFIPSAFTEFGKWMDGWETRRKRTTGHDWCIIQLGVPGQIYGFDVDTSFFTGNHSPHISIQAGCLDKPPTFSLDGDRTGMAASDIQLAAVAKLGSEVWPELVCVSELKPGYSDCCHNHFKVNFNHRVTHLRLNMHPDGGIARLRAYGVGQRDWSSVSSHQYVDLVALTNGGVCLGYSDAHFGHPRNMIGLGQAVNMADGWETARRLDRPKHLKVDQRGILQVPGSEWAVFRLGHPGVISSVEVDTNHFKGNFPDSCRIEVCSLTAEEEAQCIRSRWNSGKWRVLLSPQKLHPHHRHLYNQSKLTLSSPVTHVRLIISPDGGVSRLRLWGRPTANQNIPASKL from the exons ATGGCAGAAAGGAGAGCGGCGGTGACAACAGCAGCTGAGCCCAACTTCCTGCAATTTAATGACCTGGCCTGTGAGGCGGTTGGCGGGAAG GTTATTTTTGCTACAGACGAATGGTTCGCTCCTGCTGCCAACCTGCTGAAG AGAGAGCCACCGCAATTCATCCCGTCAGCCTTCACTGAGTTTGGGAAGTGGATGGACGGATGGGagacgaggaggaagaggacgacGG gtCATGACTGGTGCATCATCCAGCTAGGAGTACCAGGACAGATCTATGGTTTTGATGTTGACACGTCCTTCTTCACTGGAAATCATTCACCTCACATCTCCATCCAGGCCGGCTGTCTGG ACAAACCACCAACCTTCAGCCTGGACGGAGACCGAACCGGCATGGCCGCCTCCGACATTCAGCTGGCTGCTGTTGCCAAG ctgggcTCTGAGGTGTGGCcagagcttgtgtgtgtgtcggagCTGAAGCCTGGATATTCAGACTGTTGCCATAATCACTTCAAGGTCAACTTCAACCACCGAGTCACACACCTGCGCCTGAACATGCACCcgg ATGGAGGGATAGCCAGGCTGCGGGCGTACGGTGTCGGGCAAAGAGACTGGTCATCTGTCTCCTCCCACCAGTATGTCGACCTGGTGGCTTTGACCAATGGGGGAGTCTGCCTTGGCTACAGCGATGCCCACTTTGGGCATCCACGCAACATGATTG GTCTTGGCCAAGCTGTAAACATGGCCGATGGCTGGGAGACGGCTCGCAGACTGGACAGACCAAAACACCTGAAG GTGGACCAGCGAGGCATCCTGCAGGTCCCCGGCTCGGAGTGGGCGGTGTTTCGTCTCGGTCATCCCGGAGTGATCAGCAGCGTCGAAGTTGACACCAACCACTTTAAAG GTAACTTCCCGGACTCTTGCAGGATTGAGGTTTGTTCTCTGACTGCTGAGGAGGAAGCTCAGTGCATCAGGAGCAGGTGGAATTCTGGGAAATGGCGGGTCCTTCTTTCCCCTCAGAAA CTTCATCCTCATCACAGACATCTGTACAACCAGTCCAAGCTCACTCTCAGCTCACCTGTCACTCACGTCCGTCTCATCATCAGCCCTGATGGAGGAGTCAGCCGGCTCCGCCTGTGGGGTCGACCCACGGCCAATCAGAATATACCGGCATCCAAACTGTGA
- the allc gene encoding allantoicase isoform X2 yields the protein MAERRAAVTTAAEPNFLQFNDLACEAVGGKVIFATDEWFAPAANLLKREPPQFIPSAFTEFGKWMDGWETRRKRTTDDFVRLCLTWTRPNLFFFFFCGGHDWCIIQLGVPGQIYGFDVDTSFFTGNHSPHISIQAGCLDKPPTFSLDGDRTGMAASDIQLAAVAKLGSEVWPELVCVSELKPGYSDCCHNHFKVNFNHRVTHLRLNMHPDGGIARLRAYGVGQRDWSSVSSHQYVDLVALTNGGVCLGYSDAHFGHPRNMIGLGQAVNMADGWETARRLDRPKHLKVDQRGILQVPGSEWAVFRLGHPGVISSVEVDTNHFKGNFPDSCRIEVCSLTAEEEAQCIRSRWNSGKWRVLLSPQKLHPHHRHLYNQSKLTLSSPVTHVRLIISPDGGVSRLRLWGRPTANQNIPASKL from the exons ATGGCAGAAAGGAGAGCGGCGGTGACAACAGCAGCTGAGCCCAACTTCCTGCAATTTAATGACCTGGCCTGTGAGGCGGTTGGCGGGAAG GTTATTTTTGCTACAGACGAATGGTTCGCTCCTGCTGCCAACCTGCTGAAG AGAGAGCCACCGCAATTCATCCCGTCAGCCTTCACTGAGTTTGGGAAGTGGATGGACGGATGGGagacgaggaggaagaggacgacGG ATGACTTTGTTCGACTTTGTCTGACATGGACAAGAccgaatcttttttttttttttttttgtggaggtCATGACTGGTGCATCATCCAGCTAGGAGTACCAGGACAGATCTATGGTTTTGATGTTGACACGTCCTTCTTCACTGGAAATCATTCACCTCACATCTCCATCCAGGCCGGCTGTCTGG ACAAACCACCAACCTTCAGCCTGGACGGAGACCGAACCGGCATGGCCGCCTCCGACATTCAGCTGGCTGCTGTTGCCAAG ctgggcTCTGAGGTGTGGCcagagcttgtgtgtgtgtcggagCTGAAGCCTGGATATTCAGACTGTTGCCATAATCACTTCAAGGTCAACTTCAACCACCGAGTCACACACCTGCGCCTGAACATGCACCcgg ATGGAGGGATAGCCAGGCTGCGGGCGTACGGTGTCGGGCAAAGAGACTGGTCATCTGTCTCCTCCCACCAGTATGTCGACCTGGTGGCTTTGACCAATGGGGGAGTCTGCCTTGGCTACAGCGATGCCCACTTTGGGCATCCACGCAACATGATTG GTCTTGGCCAAGCTGTAAACATGGCCGATGGCTGGGAGACGGCTCGCAGACTGGACAGACCAAAACACCTGAAG GTGGACCAGCGAGGCATCCTGCAGGTCCCCGGCTCGGAGTGGGCGGTGTTTCGTCTCGGTCATCCCGGAGTGATCAGCAGCGTCGAAGTTGACACCAACCACTTTAAAG GTAACTTCCCGGACTCTTGCAGGATTGAGGTTTGTTCTCTGACTGCTGAGGAGGAAGCTCAGTGCATCAGGAGCAGGTGGAATTCTGGGAAATGGCGGGTCCTTCTTTCCCCTCAGAAA CTTCATCCTCATCACAGACATCTGTACAACCAGTCCAAGCTCACTCTCAGCTCACCTGTCACTCACGTCCGTCTCATCATCAGCCCTGATGGAGGAGTCAGCCGGCTCCGCCTGTGGGGTCGACCCACGGCCAATCAGAATATACCGGCATCCAAACTGTGA